The region ATGGGGAAGACCATCACCGTGGCGGCACCGGGTGCGGCCCGCATGGCGCTGGCACAGCCGACGATGGATGAAATTCTGGCGATGAGCTTTGACGAGCAGACCAAGGTGATGTGCGATTTGGCTTCCAAGATCAACAGCCCGATTTCGGCGCGCTACGCCTACTGGTCGGTGAACGTGAAGCTGTGCTTCTGGTACGAGCTGGGCGAATTCATGCGCCAGGGCAAGGTGGCTCCGATTCCTCAGGGGTACAGGTTGTCCGCAAACGCCAACTCGGTGCTGGAGGCCGTCAAGAAAGTTGAGCAGGGCCAACAGATCACCCTGCTGCGCAACTTCGTGGTCGACATGGGCTACGACCCCGATGTGGACGACAGCCAGGTGGTCACCGAGCCGATCGTGGCTCCGACACCGGTTGATCAACGCGAGGAGATTCTGATCCCCGGCGTGCTGAATCAGACCATCCTCAGCTACATGCAGCTGCTCAATGCCAACGACTTTGATCAGCTGATCGATCTGTTTCTCAACGATGGTGCTCTGCAGCCCCCGTTCCAGCGTCCCATTGTCGGCCGCGACGCCATCCAGAAATTCTTCAAGCGGGATTGTCAGAACCTGAAGTTGATGCCCCAGGGCGGTTATGGCGAGCCGACCGAAGGTGGCTTCAATCAGATCAAGGTCACCGGCAAGGTGCAGACCCCCTGGTTCGGTCGTGAGGTGGGCATGAACGTGGCTTGGCGCTTCCTTCTGGATGAAAACGACAAAATCTATTTCGTGGCCATCGACTTGCTGGCATCTCCAGCCGAGTTGCTCAAGCTGGGTGGCAAATGAGTTCAGCCCTCAGGCCCGCAAAGGGTTGGTTCTGGCTGGTCTGATTGGATCCGCCTGGCTGCTCTCCCTGGGCCTGAGCTACACCCTGCCACTCGATCAGACGCCTGGGCTGTTGATTGGCAGCTTGATTCTGCTGAGGGCCTTTCTGCATACCGGGCTGTTCATCGTTGC is a window of Synechococcus sp. A15-24 DNA encoding:
- a CDS encoding orange carotenoid-binding protein; the protein is MFTLDKARQIFPDTLSAGAVPAITARFKLLSAEDQLALIWFAYLEMGKTITVAAPGAARMALAQPTMDEILAMSFDEQTKVMCDLASKINSPISARYAYWSVNVKLCFWYELGEFMRQGKVAPIPQGYRLSANANSVLEAVKKVEQGQQITLLRNFVVDMGYDPDVDDSQVVTEPIVAPTPVDQREEILIPGVLNQTILSYMQLLNANDFDQLIDLFLNDGALQPPFQRPIVGRDAIQKFFKRDCQNLKLMPQGGYGEPTEGGFNQIKVTGKVQTPWFGREVGMNVAWRFLLDENDKIYFVAIDLLASPAELLKLGGK